A stretch of Dysidea avara chromosome 5, odDysAvar1.4, whole genome shotgun sequence DNA encodes these proteins:
- the LOC136256793 gene encoding uncharacterized protein isoform X8 gives MTARFVVSSCCQDVSSFGGYLPRCFILLMCYKFLLPRCVIFRWLPAKMFHLIGRGTHCVCIVMYQLLLPRCVISSCRQDVSSFGGYLPRCFILLMCYKFLLPRCVIFRWLPAKMFHFIGRGTHCVCIVMYQLLLPRCVISSCCQDVSSFGGYLPRCFILLMCYKFLLPRCVIFRWLPAKMFHLIGRGMHRVCIVMYQLLLPRCVISSCCQDVSSFGGYLPRCFILLMCHQFLLPRCVIFRWLPAKMFHLIGRGMYCVCIVTYRLLLPRCVISSCCQDVSSFGGYLPRCFILLMCHLLVATCQEVSSLVGEHNV, from the exons ATGACTGCACG ATTTGTCGTAAGTTCTTGCTGCCAAGATGTGTCATCTTTCGGTGGCTACCTGCCAAGATGTTTCATCTTATTG ATGTGTTATAAGTTCTTGCTGCCAAGATGTGTCATCTTTCGGTGGCTACCTGCCAAGATGTTTCATCTTATTGGTAGGGGAACGCACTGTGTTTGTATTGTGATGTACCAGTTGTTGCTGCCCAGATGTGTCATAAGTTCTTGCCGCCAAGATGTGTCATCTTTTGGTGGTTACCTGCCAAGATGTTTCATCTTATTG ATGTGTTATAAGTTCTTGCTGCCAAGATGTGTCATCTTTCGGTGGCTACCTGCCAAGATGTTTCATTTTATTGGTAGGGGAACGCACTGTGTTTGTATTGTGATGTACCAGTTGTTGCTGCCCAGATGTGTTATAAGTTCTTGCTGCCAAGATGTGTCATCTTTCGGTGGCTACCTGCCAAGATGTTTCATCTTATTG ATGTGTTATAAGTTCTTGCTGCCAAGATGTGTCATCTTTCGGTGGCTACCTGCCAAGATGTTTCATCTTATTGGTAGGGGAATGCACCGTGTTTGTATTGTGATGTACCAGTTGTTGCTTCCCAGATGTGTCATAAGTTCTTGCTGCCAAGATGTGTCATCTTTCGGTGGCTACCTGCCAAGATGTTTCATCTTATTG ATGTGTCATCAGTTCTTGCTGCCAAGATGTGTCATCTTTCGGTGGCTACCTGCCAAGATGTTTCATCTTATTGGTAGGGGAATGTACTGTGTTTGTATTGTGACGTACCGGTTGTTGCTGCCCAGATGTGTCATAAGTTCTTGCTGCCAAGATGTGTCATCTTTCGGTGGCTACCTGCCAAGATGTTTCATCTTATTG ATGTGTCATCTTTTGGTGGCTACCTGCCAAGAGGTTTCATCTTTGGTAGGAGAACACAATGTGTGA
- the LOC136256793 gene encoding uncharacterized protein isoform X4, whose product MTARGTYCVCIVMYQLLLPRCVISSCCQDVSSFGGYQPRCFILLMCYKFLLPRCVIFRWLPAKMFHLIGRGTHCVCIVMYQLLLPRCVISSCRQDVSSFGGYLPRCFILLMCYKFLLPRCVIFRWLPAKMFHFIGRGTHCVCIVMYQLLLPRCVISSCCQDVSSFGGYLPRCFILLMCYKFLLPRCVIFRWLPAKMFHLIGRGMHRVCIVMYQLLLPRCVISSCCQDVSSFGGYLPRCFILLMCHQFLLPRCVIFRWLPAKMFHLIGRGMYCVCIVTYRLLLPRCVISSCCQDVSSFGGYLPRCFILLMCHLLVATCQEVSSLVGEHNV is encoded by the exons ATGACTGCACG GGGAACGTACTGTGTTTGTATTGTGATGTACCAGTTGTTGCTGCCCAGATGTGTCATCAGTTCTTGCTGCCAAGATGTGTCATCTTTCGGTGGCTACCAGCCAAGATGTTTCATCTTATTG ATGTGTTATAAGTTCTTGCTGCCAAGATGTGTCATCTTTCGGTGGCTACCTGCCAAGATGTTTCATCTTATTGGTAGGGGAACGCACTGTGTTTGTATTGTGATGTACCAGTTGTTGCTGCCCAGATGTGTCATAAGTTCTTGCCGCCAAGATGTGTCATCTTTTGGTGGTTACCTGCCAAGATGTTTCATCTTATTG ATGTGTTATAAGTTCTTGCTGCCAAGATGTGTCATCTTTCGGTGGCTACCTGCCAAGATGTTTCATTTTATTGGTAGGGGAACGCACTGTGTTTGTATTGTGATGTACCAGTTGTTGCTGCCCAGATGTGTTATAAGTTCTTGCTGCCAAGATGTGTCATCTTTCGGTGGCTACCTGCCAAGATGTTTCATCTTATTG ATGTGTTATAAGTTCTTGCTGCCAAGATGTGTCATCTTTCGGTGGCTACCTGCCAAGATGTTTCATCTTATTGGTAGGGGAATGCACCGTGTTTGTATTGTGATGTACCAGTTGTTGCTTCCCAGATGTGTCATAAGTTCTTGCTGCCAAGATGTGTCATCTTTCGGTGGCTACCTGCCAAGATGTTTCATCTTATTG ATGTGTCATCAGTTCTTGCTGCCAAGATGTGTCATCTTTCGGTGGCTACCTGCCAAGATGTTTCATCTTATTGGTAGGGGAATGTACTGTGTTTGTATTGTGACGTACCGGTTGTTGCTGCCCAGATGTGTCATAAGTTCTTGCTGCCAAGATGTGTCATCTTTCGGTGGCTACCTGCCAAGATGTTTCATCTTATTG ATGTGTCATCTTTTGGTGGCTACCTGCCAAGAGGTTTCATCTTTGGTAGGAGAACACAATGTGTGA
- the LOC136256793 gene encoding uncharacterized protein isoform X7, with protein sequence MTARCVISSCCQDVSSFGGYQPRCFILLMCYKFLLPRCVIFRWLPAKMFHLIGRGTHCVCIVMYQLLLPRCVISSCRQDVSSFGGYLPRCFILLMCYKFLLPRCVIFRWLPAKMFHFIGRGTHCVCIVMYQLLLPRCVISSCCQDVSSFGGYLPRCFILLMCYKFLLPRCVIFRWLPAKMFHLIGRGMHRVCIVMYQLLLPRCVISSCCQDVSSFGGYLPRCFILLMCHQFLLPRCVIFRWLPAKMFHLIGRGMYCVCIVTYRLLLPRCVISSCCQDVSSFGGYLPRCFILLMCHLLVATCQEVSSLVGEHNV encoded by the exons ATGACTGCACG ATGTGTCATCAGTTCTTGCTGCCAAGATGTGTCATCTTTCGGTGGCTACCAGCCAAGATGTTTCATCTTATTG ATGTGTTATAAGTTCTTGCTGCCAAGATGTGTCATCTTTCGGTGGCTACCTGCCAAGATGTTTCATCTTATTGGTAGGGGAACGCACTGTGTTTGTATTGTGATGTACCAGTTGTTGCTGCCCAGATGTGTCATAAGTTCTTGCCGCCAAGATGTGTCATCTTTTGGTGGTTACCTGCCAAGATGTTTCATCTTATTG ATGTGTTATAAGTTCTTGCTGCCAAGATGTGTCATCTTTCGGTGGCTACCTGCCAAGATGTTTCATTTTATTGGTAGGGGAACGCACTGTGTTTGTATTGTGATGTACCAGTTGTTGCTGCCCAGATGTGTTATAAGTTCTTGCTGCCAAGATGTGTCATCTTTCGGTGGCTACCTGCCAAGATGTTTCATCTTATTG ATGTGTTATAAGTTCTTGCTGCCAAGATGTGTCATCTTTCGGTGGCTACCTGCCAAGATGTTTCATCTTATTGGTAGGGGAATGCACCGTGTTTGTATTGTGATGTACCAGTTGTTGCTTCCCAGATGTGTCATAAGTTCTTGCTGCCAAGATGTGTCATCTTTCGGTGGCTACCTGCCAAGATGTTTCATCTTATTG ATGTGTCATCAGTTCTTGCTGCCAAGATGTGTCATCTTTCGGTGGCTACCTGCCAAGATGTTTCATCTTATTGGTAGGGGAATGTACTGTGTTTGTATTGTGACGTACCGGTTGTTGCTGCCCAGATGTGTCATAAGTTCTTGCTGCCAAGATGTGTCATCTTTCGGTGGCTACCTGCCAAGATGTTTCATCTTATTG ATGTGTCATCTTTTGGTGGCTACCTGCCAAGAGGTTTCATCTTTGGTAGGAGAACACAATGTGTGA
- the LOC136256793 gene encoding uncharacterized protein isoform X3: MTARREMHRVCIVLYQLLLPRFVVSSCCQDVSSFGGYLPRCFILLMCYKFLLPRCVIFRWLPAKMFHLIGRGTHCVCIVMYQLLLPRCVISSCRQDVSSFGGYLPRCFILLMCYKFLLPRCVIFRWLPAKMFHFIGRGTHCVCIVMYQLLLPRCVISSCCQDVSSFGGYLPRCFILLMCYKFLLPRCVIFRWLPAKMFHLIGRGMHRVCIVMYQLLLPRCVISSCCQDVSSFGGYLPRCFILLMCHQFLLPRCVIFRWLPAKMFHLIGRGMYCVCIVTYRLLLPRCVISSCCQDVSSFGGYLPRCFILLMCHLLVATCQEVSSLVGEHNV, from the exons ATGACTGCACG GAGGGAAATGCACCgtgtttgtattgtattgtaccaGTTGTTGCTGCCCAGATTTGTCGTAAGTTCTTGCTGCCAAGATGTGTCATCTTTCGGTGGCTACCTGCCAAGATGTTTCATCTTATTG ATGTGTTATAAGTTCTTGCTGCCAAGATGTGTCATCTTTCGGTGGCTACCTGCCAAGATGTTTCATCTTATTGGTAGGGGAACGCACTGTGTTTGTATTGTGATGTACCAGTTGTTGCTGCCCAGATGTGTCATAAGTTCTTGCCGCCAAGATGTGTCATCTTTTGGTGGTTACCTGCCAAGATGTTTCATCTTATTG ATGTGTTATAAGTTCTTGCTGCCAAGATGTGTCATCTTTCGGTGGCTACCTGCCAAGATGTTTCATTTTATTGGTAGGGGAACGCACTGTGTTTGTATTGTGATGTACCAGTTGTTGCTGCCCAGATGTGTTATAAGTTCTTGCTGCCAAGATGTGTCATCTTTCGGTGGCTACCTGCCAAGATGTTTCATCTTATTG ATGTGTTATAAGTTCTTGCTGCCAAGATGTGTCATCTTTCGGTGGCTACCTGCCAAGATGTTTCATCTTATTGGTAGGGGAATGCACCGTGTTTGTATTGTGATGTACCAGTTGTTGCTTCCCAGATGTGTCATAAGTTCTTGCTGCCAAGATGTGTCATCTTTCGGTGGCTACCTGCCAAGATGTTTCATCTTATTG ATGTGTCATCAGTTCTTGCTGCCAAGATGTGTCATCTTTCGGTGGCTACCTGCCAAGATGTTTCATCTTATTGGTAGGGGAATGTACTGTGTTTGTATTGTGACGTACCGGTTGTTGCTGCCCAGATGTGTCATAAGTTCTTGCTGCCAAGATGTGTCATCTTTCGGTGGCTACCTGCCAAGATGTTTCATCTTATTG ATGTGTCATCTTTTGGTGGCTACCTGCCAAGAGGTTTCATCTTTGGTAGGAGAACACAATGTGTGA
- the LOC136256793 gene encoding uncharacterized protein isoform X11: protein MTARGTHCVCIVMYQLLLPRCVISSCRQDVSSFGGYLPRCFILLMCYKFLLPRCVIFRWLPAKMFHFIGRGTHCVCIVMYQLLLPRCVISSCCQDVSSFGGYLPRCFILLMCYKFLLPRCVIFRWLPAKMFHLIGRGMHRVCIVMYQLLLPRCVISSCCQDVSSFGGYLPRCFILLMCHQFLLPRCVIFRWLPAKMFHLIGRGMYCVCIVTYRLLLPRCVISSCCQDVSSFGGYLPRCFILLMCHLLVATCQEVSSLVGEHNV, encoded by the exons ATGACTGCACG GGGAACGCACTGTGTTTGTATTGTGATGTACCAGTTGTTGCTGCCCAGATGTGTCATAAGTTCTTGCCGCCAAGATGTGTCATCTTTTGGTGGTTACCTGCCAAGATGTTTCATCTTATTG ATGTGTTATAAGTTCTTGCTGCCAAGATGTGTCATCTTTCGGTGGCTACCTGCCAAGATGTTTCATTTTATTGGTAGGGGAACGCACTGTGTTTGTATTGTGATGTACCAGTTGTTGCTGCCCAGATGTGTTATAAGTTCTTGCTGCCAAGATGTGTCATCTTTCGGTGGCTACCTGCCAAGATGTTTCATCTTATTG ATGTGTTATAAGTTCTTGCTGCCAAGATGTGTCATCTTTCGGTGGCTACCTGCCAAGATGTTTCATCTTATTGGTAGGGGAATGCACCGTGTTTGTATTGTGATGTACCAGTTGTTGCTTCCCAGATGTGTCATAAGTTCTTGCTGCCAAGATGTGTCATCTTTCGGTGGCTACCTGCCAAGATGTTTCATCTTATTG ATGTGTCATCAGTTCTTGCTGCCAAGATGTGTCATCTTTCGGTGGCTACCTGCCAAGATGTTTCATCTTATTGGTAGGGGAATGTACTGTGTTTGTATTGTGACGTACCGGTTGTTGCTGCCCAGATGTGTCATAAGTTCTTGCTGCCAAGATGTGTCATCTTTCGGTGGCTACCTGCCAAGATGTTTCATCTTATTG ATGTGTCATCTTTTGGTGGCTACCTGCCAAGAGGTTTCATCTTTGGTAGGAGAACACAATGTGTGA
- the LOC136256793 gene encoding uncharacterized protein isoform X13, with translation MTARCVISSCCQDVSSFGGYLPRCFILLMCHKFLLPRCVIFRWLPAKMFHLIDVSSFGGYLPRGFIFGRRTQCVNMLTVAAGMYHLITFSCFVNGS, from the exons ATGACTGCACG ATGTGTCATCAGTTCTTGCTGCCAAGATGTGTCATCTTTCGGTGGCTACCTGCCAAGATGTTTCATCTTATTG ATGTGTCATAAGTTCTTGCTGCCAAGATGTGTCATCTTTCGGTGGCTACCTGCCAAGATGTTTCATCTTATTG ATGTGTCATCTTTTGGTGGCTACCTGCCAAGAGGTTTCATCTTTGGTAGGAGAACACAATGTGTGAATATGCTGACTGTTGCTGCTGGAATGTATCATCTGATTACCTTTTCTTGTTTTG TGAATGGAAGTTGA
- the LOC136256793 gene encoding uncharacterized protein isoform X1 yields the protein MFHLIGRGTYCVCIVMYQLLLPRCVISSCCQDVSSFGGYQPRCFILLMCYKFLLPRCVIFRWLPAKMFHLIGRGTHCVCIVMYQLLLPRCVISSCRQDVSSFGGYLPRCFILLMCYKFLLPRCVIFRWLPAKMFHFIGRGTHCVCIVMYQLLLPRCVISSCCQDVSSFGGYLPRCFILLMCYKFLLPRCVIFRWLPAKMFHLIGRGMHRVCIVMYQLLLPRCVISSCCQDVSSFGGYLPRCFILLMCHQFLLPRCVIFRWLPAKMFHLIGRGMYCVCIVTYRLLLPRCVISSCCQDVSSFGGYLPRCFILLMCHLLVATCQEVSSLVGEHNV from the exons ATGTTTCATCTTATTGGTAGGGGAACGTACTGTGTTTGTATTGTGATGTACCAGTTGTTGCTGCCCAGATGTGTCATCAGTTCTTGCTGCCAAGATGTGTCATCTTTCGGTGGCTACCAGCCAAGATGTTTCATCTTATTG ATGTGTTATAAGTTCTTGCTGCCAAGATGTGTCATCTTTCGGTGGCTACCTGCCAAGATGTTTCATCTTATTGGTAGGGGAACGCACTGTGTTTGTATTGTGATGTACCAGTTGTTGCTGCCCAGATGTGTCATAAGTTCTTGCCGCCAAGATGTGTCATCTTTTGGTGGTTACCTGCCAAGATGTTTCATCTTATTG ATGTGTTATAAGTTCTTGCTGCCAAGATGTGTCATCTTTCGGTGGCTACCTGCCAAGATGTTTCATTTTATTGGTAGGGGAACGCACTGTGTTTGTATTGTGATGTACCAGTTGTTGCTGCCCAGATGTGTTATAAGTTCTTGCTGCCAAGATGTGTCATCTTTCGGTGGCTACCTGCCAAGATGTTTCATCTTATTG ATGTGTTATAAGTTCTTGCTGCCAAGATGTGTCATCTTTCGGTGGCTACCTGCCAAGATGTTTCATCTTATTGGTAGGGGAATGCACCGTGTTTGTATTGTGATGTACCAGTTGTTGCTTCCCAGATGTGTCATAAGTTCTTGCTGCCAAGATGTGTCATCTTTCGGTGGCTACCTGCCAAGATGTTTCATCTTATTG ATGTGTCATCAGTTCTTGCTGCCAAGATGTGTCATCTTTCGGTGGCTACCTGCCAAGATGTTTCATCTTATTGGTAGGGGAATGTACTGTGTTTGTATTGTGACGTACCGGTTGTTGCTGCCCAGATGTGTCATAAGTTCTTGCTGCCAAGATGTGTCATCTTTCGGTGGCTACCTGCCAAGATGTTTCATCTTATTG ATGTGTCATCTTTTGGTGGCTACCTGCCAAGAGGTTTCATCTTTGGTAGGAGAACACAATGTGTGA
- the LOC136256793 gene encoding uncharacterized protein isoform X5: protein MFHLIGRGTYCVCIVMYQLLLPRCVISSCCQDVSSFGGYQPRCFILLMCYKFLLPRCVIFRWLPAKMFHLIGRGTHCVCIVMYQLLLPRCVISSCRQDVSSFGGYLPRCFILLMCYKFLLPRCVIFRWLPAKMFHFIGRGTHCVCIVMYQLLLPRCVISSCCQDVSSFGGYLPRCFILLMCYKFLLPRCVIFRWLPAKMFHLIGRGMHRVCIVMYQLLLPRCVISSCCQDVSSFGGYLPRCFILLMCHKFLLPRCVIFRWLPAKMFHLIDVSSFGGYLPRGFIFGRRTQCVNMLTVAAGMYHLITFSCFVNGS from the exons ATGTTTCATCTTATTGGTAGGGGAACGTACTGTGTTTGTATTGTGATGTACCAGTTGTTGCTGCCCAGATGTGTCATCAGTTCTTGCTGCCAAGATGTGTCATCTTTCGGTGGCTACCAGCCAAGATGTTTCATCTTATTG ATGTGTTATAAGTTCTTGCTGCCAAGATGTGTCATCTTTCGGTGGCTACCTGCCAAGATGTTTCATCTTATTGGTAGGGGAACGCACTGTGTTTGTATTGTGATGTACCAGTTGTTGCTGCCCAGATGTGTCATAAGTTCTTGCCGCCAAGATGTGTCATCTTTTGGTGGTTACCTGCCAAGATGTTTCATCTTATTG ATGTGTTATAAGTTCTTGCTGCCAAGATGTGTCATCTTTCGGTGGCTACCTGCCAAGATGTTTCATTTTATTGGTAGGGGAACGCACTGTGTTTGTATTGTGATGTACCAGTTGTTGCTGCCCAGATGTGTTATAAGTTCTTGCTGCCAAGATGTGTCATCTTTCGGTGGCTACCTGCCAAGATGTTTCATCTTATTG ATGTGTTATAAGTTCTTGCTGCCAAGATGTGTCATCTTTCGGTGGCTACCTGCCAAGATGTTTCATCTTATTGGTAGGGGAATGCACCGTGTTTGTATTGTGATGTACCAGTTGTTGCTTCCCAGATGTGTCATAAGTTCTTGCTGCCAAGATGTGTCATCTTTCGGTGGCTACCTGCCAAGATGTTTCATCTTATTG ATGTGTCATAAGTTCTTGCTGCCAAGATGTGTCATCTTTCGGTGGCTACCTGCCAAGATGTTTCATCTTATTG ATGTGTCATCTTTTGGTGGCTACCTGCCAAGAGGTTTCATCTTTGGTAGGAGAACACAATGTGTGAATATGCTGACTGTTGCTGCTGGAATGTATCATCTGATTACCTTTTCTTGTTTTG TGAATGGAAGTTGA
- the LOC136256793 gene encoding uncharacterized protein isoform X2, translated as MFHLIGRGTYCVCIVMYQLLLPRCVISSCCQDVSSFGGYQPRCFILLMCRKFLLLRCVIFRWLPAKMFHLIGRGMYCVCIVTYQLLLPRCVISSCCQDVSSFGGYLPRCFILLMCYKFLLPRCVIFRWLPAKMFHFIGRGTHCVCIVMYQLLLPRCVISSCCQDVSSFGGYLPRCFILLMCYKFLLPRCVIFRWLPAKMFHLIGRGMHRVCIVMYQLLLPRCVISSCCQDVSSFGGYLPRCFILLMCHQFLLPRCVIFRWLPAKMFHLIGRGMYCVCIVTYRLLLPRCVISSCCQDVSSFGGYLPRCFILLMCHLLVATCQEVSSLVGEHNV; from the exons ATGTTTCATCTTATTGGTAGGGGAACGTACTGTGTTTGTATTGTGATGTACCAGTTGTTGCTGCCCAGATGTGTCATCAGTTCTTGCTGCCAAGATGTGTCATCTTTCGGTGGCTACCAGCCAAGATGTTTCATCTTATTG ATGTGTCGTAAGTTCTTGCTGCTAAGATGTGTCATCTTTCGGTGGCTACCTGCCAAGATGTTTCATCTTATTGGTAGGGGAATGTACTGTGTTTGTATTGTGACGTACCAGTTGTTGCTGCCCAGATGTGTTATAAGTTCTTGCTGCCAAGATGTGTCATCTTTCGGTGGCTACCTGCCAAGATGTTTCATCTTATTG ATGTGTTATAAGTTCTTGCTGCCAAGATGTGTCATCTTTCGGTGGCTACCTGCCAAGATGTTTCATTTTATTGGTAGGGGAACGCACTGTGTTTGTATTGTGATGTACCAGTTGTTGCTGCCCAGATGTGTTATAAGTTCTTGCTGCCAAGATGTGTCATCTTTCGGTGGCTACCTGCCAAGATGTTTCATCTTATTG ATGTGTTATAAGTTCTTGCTGCCAAGATGTGTCATCTTTCGGTGGCTACCTGCCAAGATGTTTCATCTTATTGGTAGGGGAATGCACCGTGTTTGTATTGTGATGTACCAGTTGTTGCTTCCCAGATGTGTCATAAGTTCTTGCTGCCAAGATGTGTCATCTTTCGGTGGCTACCTGCCAAGATGTTTCATCTTATTG ATGTGTCATCAGTTCTTGCTGCCAAGATGTGTCATCTTTCGGTGGCTACCTGCCAAGATGTTTCATCTTATTGGTAGGGGAATGTACTGTGTTTGTATTGTGACGTACCGGTTGTTGCTGCCCAGATGTGTCATAAGTTCTTGCTGCCAAGATGTGTCATCTTTCGGTGGCTACCTGCCAAGATGTTTCATCTTATTG ATGTGTCATCTTTTGGTGGCTACCTGCCAAGAGGTTTCATCTTTGGTAGGAGAACACAATGTGTGA
- the LOC136256793 gene encoding uncharacterized protein isoform X10: MFHLIGRGTYCVCIVMYQLLLPRCVISSCCQDVSSFGGYQPRCFILLMCYKFLLPRCVIFRWLPAKMFHLIGRGTHCVCIVMYQLLLPRCVISSCRQDVSSFGGYLPRCFILLMCYKFLLPRCVIFRWLPAKMFHFIGRGTHCVCIVMYQLLLPRCVISSCCQDVSSFGGYLPRCFILLMCYKFLLPRCVIFRWLPAKMFHLIGRGMHRVCIVMYQLLLPRCVISSCCQDVSSFGGYLPRCFILLMCHQFLLPRCVIFRWLPAKMFHLIDVS, encoded by the exons ATGTTTCATCTTATTGGTAGGGGAACGTACTGTGTTTGTATTGTGATGTACCAGTTGTTGCTGCCCAGATGTGTCATCAGTTCTTGCTGCCAAGATGTGTCATCTTTCGGTGGCTACCAGCCAAGATGTTTCATCTTATTG ATGTGTTATAAGTTCTTGCTGCCAAGATGTGTCATCTTTCGGTGGCTACCTGCCAAGATGTTTCATCTTATTGGTAGGGGAACGCACTGTGTTTGTATTGTGATGTACCAGTTGTTGCTGCCCAGATGTGTCATAAGTTCTTGCCGCCAAGATGTGTCATCTTTTGGTGGTTACCTGCCAAGATGTTTCATCTTATTG ATGTGTTATAAGTTCTTGCTGCCAAGATGTGTCATCTTTCGGTGGCTACCTGCCAAGATGTTTCATTTTATTGGTAGGGGAACGCACTGTGTTTGTATTGTGATGTACCAGTTGTTGCTGCCCAGATGTGTTATAAGTTCTTGCTGCCAAGATGTGTCATCTTTCGGTGGCTACCTGCCAAGATGTTTCATCTTATTG ATGTGTTATAAGTTCTTGCTGCCAAGATGTGTCATCTTTCGGTGGCTACCTGCCAAGATGTTTCATCTTATTGGTAGGGGAATGCACCGTGTTTGTATTGTGATGTACCAGTTGTTGCTTCCCAGATGTGTCATAAGTTCTTGCTGCCAAGATGTGTCATCTTTCGGTGGCTACCTGCCAAGATGTTTCATCTTATTG ATGTGTCATCAGTTCTTGCTGCCAAGATGTGTCATCTTTCGGTGGCTACCTGCCAAGATGTTTCATCTTATTG ATGTGTCATAA
- the LOC136256793 gene encoding uncharacterized protein isoform X6 gives MFHLIGRGTYCVCIVMYQLLLPRCVISSCCQDVSSFGGYQPRCFILLMCYKFLLPRCVIFRWLPAKMFHLIGRGTHCVCIVMYQLLLPRCVISSCRQDVSSFGGYLPRCFILLMCYKFLLPRCVIFRWLPAKMFHFIGRGTHCVCIVMYQLLLPRCVISSCCQDVSSFGGYLPRCFILLMCYKFLLPRCVIFRWLPAKMFHLIGRGMHRVCIVMYQLLLPRCVISSCCQDVSSFGGYLPRCFILLMCHQFLLPRCVIFRWLPAKMFHLIDVSSFGGYLPRGFIFGRRTQCVNMLTVAAGMYHLITFSCFVNGS, from the exons ATGTTTCATCTTATTGGTAGGGGAACGTACTGTGTTTGTATTGTGATGTACCAGTTGTTGCTGCCCAGATGTGTCATCAGTTCTTGCTGCCAAGATGTGTCATCTTTCGGTGGCTACCAGCCAAGATGTTTCATCTTATTG ATGTGTTATAAGTTCTTGCTGCCAAGATGTGTCATCTTTCGGTGGCTACCTGCCAAGATGTTTCATCTTATTGGTAGGGGAACGCACTGTGTTTGTATTGTGATGTACCAGTTGTTGCTGCCCAGATGTGTCATAAGTTCTTGCCGCCAAGATGTGTCATCTTTTGGTGGTTACCTGCCAAGATGTTTCATCTTATTG ATGTGTTATAAGTTCTTGCTGCCAAGATGTGTCATCTTTCGGTGGCTACCTGCCAAGATGTTTCATTTTATTGGTAGGGGAACGCACTGTGTTTGTATTGTGATGTACCAGTTGTTGCTGCCCAGATGTGTTATAAGTTCTTGCTGCCAAGATGTGTCATCTTTCGGTGGCTACCTGCCAAGATGTTTCATCTTATTG ATGTGTTATAAGTTCTTGCTGCCAAGATGTGTCATCTTTCGGTGGCTACCTGCCAAGATGTTTCATCTTATTGGTAGGGGAATGCACCGTGTTTGTATTGTGATGTACCAGTTGTTGCTTCCCAGATGTGTCATAAGTTCTTGCTGCCAAGATGTGTCATCTTTCGGTGGCTACCTGCCAAGATGTTTCATCTTATTG ATGTGTCATCAGTTCTTGCTGCCAAGATGTGTCATCTTTCGGTGGCTACCTGCCAAGATGTTTCATCTTATTG ATGTGTCATCTTTTGGTGGCTACCTGCCAAGAGGTTTCATCTTTGGTAGGAGAACACAATGTGTGAATATGCTGACTGTTGCTGCTGGAATGTATCATCTGATTACCTTTTCTTGTTTTG TGAATGGAAGTTGA
- the LOC136256793 gene encoding uncharacterized protein isoform X9 → MFHLIGRGTYCVCIVMYQLLLPRCVISSCCQDVSSFGGYQPRCFILLMCYKFLLPRCVIFRWLPAKMFHLIGRGTHCVCIVMYQLLLPRCVISSCRQDVSSFGGYLPRCFILLMCYKFLLPRCVIFRWLPAKMFHFIGRGTHCVCIVMYQLLLPRCVISSCCQDVSSFGGYLPRCFILLMCYKFLLPRCVIFRWLPAKMFHLIGRGMHRVCIVMYQLLLPRCVISSCCQDVSSFGGYLPRCFILLMCHKFLLPRCVIFRWLPAKMFHLIVNGS, encoded by the exons ATGTTTCATCTTATTGGTAGGGGAACGTACTGTGTTTGTATTGTGATGTACCAGTTGTTGCTGCCCAGATGTGTCATCAGTTCTTGCTGCCAAGATGTGTCATCTTTCGGTGGCTACCAGCCAAGATGTTTCATCTTATTG ATGTGTTATAAGTTCTTGCTGCCAAGATGTGTCATCTTTCGGTGGCTACCTGCCAAGATGTTTCATCTTATTGGTAGGGGAACGCACTGTGTTTGTATTGTGATGTACCAGTTGTTGCTGCCCAGATGTGTCATAAGTTCTTGCCGCCAAGATGTGTCATCTTTTGGTGGTTACCTGCCAAGATGTTTCATCTTATTG ATGTGTTATAAGTTCTTGCTGCCAAGATGTGTCATCTTTCGGTGGCTACCTGCCAAGATGTTTCATTTTATTGGTAGGGGAACGCACTGTGTTTGTATTGTGATGTACCAGTTGTTGCTGCCCAGATGTGTTATAAGTTCTTGCTGCCAAGATGTGTCATCTTTCGGTGGCTACCTGCCAAGATGTTTCATCTTATTG ATGTGTTATAAGTTCTTGCTGCCAAGATGTGTCATCTTTCGGTGGCTACCTGCCAAGATGTTTCATCTTATTGGTAGGGGAATGCACCGTGTTTGTATTGTGATGTACCAGTTGTTGCTTCCCAGATGTGTCATAAGTTCTTGCTGCCAAGATGTGTCATCTTTCGGTGGCTACCTGCCAAGATGTTTCATCTTATTG ATGTGTCATAAGTTCTTGCTGCCAAGATGTGTCATCTTTCGGTGGCTACCTGCCAAGATGTTTCATCTTATTG TGAATGGAAGTTGA